The following are from one region of the Mesorhizobium sp. B2-8-5 genome:
- a CDS encoding undecaprenyl-diphosphate phosphatase, with translation MESQTIVEALLLGLLEGLTEFIPVSSTGHILLAGHFLGFHSTGKAFEILIQLGAILAILSVYFSKLWQMLIKLPTDPQTRHFVIGILIAFLPAAVIGALAHDFIKTILFESPQLICIMLIIGGVVLLVVDRINFKPVHHDVELFPTSLYLKIGLFQCLSLIPGTSRSGSTIVGALLMGVDKRAAAEFSFFLAMPTMVGAFAFDLFKNRNVLTSADLPIIAVGFVAAFVTALFVVRFLLDYVSRNGYSLFGWWRLVVGIVGLVALMAWG, from the coding sequence ATGGAAAGCCAGACCATCGTCGAAGCGCTGCTGCTCGGGCTTTTGGAGGGCCTGACCGAGTTCATTCCGGTGTCGTCGACCGGCCACATCCTGCTTGCCGGCCATTTCCTCGGCTTCCATTCCACCGGCAAGGCCTTCGAGATCCTGATCCAGCTCGGCGCGATCCTGGCGATCCTCAGCGTCTATTTCAGCAAGCTCTGGCAGATGCTGATCAAGCTGCCCACCGATCCGCAGACCCGGCATTTCGTCATCGGCATCCTGATCGCCTTCCTGCCGGCGGCGGTCATCGGCGCGCTGGCGCATGATTTCATCAAGACCATATTGTTCGAATCGCCGCAGCTGATCTGCATCATGCTGATCATCGGCGGCGTCGTGCTGCTCGTCGTCGACCGCATCAACTTCAAGCCGGTCCATCACGACGTCGAGCTCTTTCCGACCAGCCTTTATCTGAAGATCGGCCTGTTCCAGTGCCTGTCGCTGATCCCCGGCACCTCGCGCTCCGGCTCGACCATCGTCGGCGCGCTGCTGATGGGCGTCGACAAGCGGGCGGCGGCCGAATTCTCCTTCTTCCTCGCCATGCCCACCATGGTCGGCGCCTTCGCCTTCGACCTTTTCAAGAACCGCAACGTGCTGACCTCGGCCGACCTGCCGATCATCGCCGTCGGCTTCGTCGCCGCCTTCGTCACCGCTTTGTTCGTGGTGCGCTTCCTGCTCGATTATGTCTCGCGCAACGGCTATTCGCTGTTCGGTTGGTGGCGGCTTGTGGTCGGTATCGTCGGGCTGGTGGCGTTGATGGCCTGGGGGTGA
- a CDS encoding glutathione S-transferase family protein: MLTLFHHPMFATCRFARLAFGEYGEELALIEEKPWTRRKEFLALNPAGTLPILLAEGDVPIVGAMVIAEYLDETRGVLKRDKRLFAEDPMQRAEIRRLTDWYLSKAESEVTRHLVRERVLKPVMPETAGGGSPDSAAIRAARANIRQHMKYTNWLAGTRHWLAGNKVTYADLAAAATLSVLDYLGEIDWREHAAAREWYTRVKSRPSFRPLLSDRVRGLSPVSHYADLDF, from the coding sequence ATGCTGACGCTTTTCCATCATCCCATGTTCGCCACCTGCCGCTTCGCGCGCCTCGCCTTCGGCGAGTATGGCGAGGAACTGGCGCTGATCGAGGAAAAGCCGTGGACGCGGCGCAAGGAGTTTTTGGCGCTGAACCCGGCCGGCACGCTGCCGATCCTGCTTGCCGAAGGCGACGTGCCGATCGTCGGCGCCATGGTGATCGCCGAATATCTCGACGAGACGCGAGGCGTCTTGAAGCGCGACAAGCGGCTGTTCGCCGAGGACCCGATGCAGCGCGCCGAGATCCGCCGGCTGACCGATTGGTATCTGAGCAAGGCCGAAAGCGAAGTGACGCGGCATCTGGTGCGCGAGCGGGTGCTGAAGCCGGTCATGCCGGAGACCGCCGGCGGCGGCTCGCCGGACTCGGCGGCGATCCGCGCCGCGCGCGCCAACATCCGCCAGCACATGAAATACACCAACTGGCTGGCCGGCACGCGCCATTGGCTGGCCGGCAACAAGGTGACCTATGCCGACCTCGCGGCGGCGGCGACGCTTTCGGTGCTCGATTATCTCGGTGAGATCGACTGGCGCGAGCATGCCGCCGCGCGCGAATGGTACACGCGGGTGAAATCGCGGCCGTCGTTCCGGCCGCTGCTTTCCGACCGGGTGCGCGGCCTGTCGCCGGTGTCGCATTATGCGGACCTCGATTTCTGA
- the queG gene encoding tRNA epoxyqueuosine(34) reductase QueG: protein MRTSISESLRALIDAEARRAGFEAVAVTRPDAIPLAPARLAEFVSDGFHGSMEWIAETVQRRAEPSTLWPEVRSIIVLAMNYGPDRDPRDLLAKTDRGAISVYAQNRDYHDVMKGRLKEIAGKIVARAGGDVKVFVDTAPVMEKPLAEAAGLGWQGKHTNLVSRAHGSWLFLGTIFTTAELEPDQAEIDHCGSCRACLDACPTDAFPAPYRLDARRCISYLTIENKGPIPREFRDKIGNRIYGCDDCLAACPWNKFASAASEAKLAARADLREPKLSELLLLDDAGFRSFFSGSPVKRIGRDRFIRNVLTAAGNSGDASLTPIARRLLDDASPLVRGAAIWALSRLLSDREFGDLAATASKTETDATVREEWLAAPAYPAKAD, encoded by the coding sequence ATGCGGACCTCGATTTCTGAGAGCCTGCGCGCGCTGATCGACGCCGAGGCGCGCCGCGCCGGCTTCGAGGCGGTCGCCGTGACCCGGCCGGACGCGATCCCGCTGGCGCCGGCGAGACTCGCCGAATTCGTATCCGACGGTTTCCACGGCTCGATGGAGTGGATCGCCGAGACGGTTCAGCGGCGGGCCGAACCCTCGACGCTGTGGCCGGAGGTCCGCTCGATCATCGTGCTGGCGATGAATTACGGTCCGGACCGCGATCCGCGCGATCTCCTCGCGAAGACCGACCGCGGCGCGATCTCGGTCTATGCGCAAAACCGGGACTATCACGACGTGATGAAGGGCCGGCTGAAGGAGATCGCCGGCAAGATCGTCGCGCGCGCCGGCGGCGACGTAAAAGTGTTCGTCGATACCGCGCCTGTCATGGAAAAACCGCTGGCGGAAGCCGCCGGGCTCGGCTGGCAGGGCAAGCACACCAATCTGGTCAGCCGCGCGCATGGCTCGTGGCTGTTCCTCGGCACCATCTTCACCACCGCAGAGCTTGAACCGGACCAGGCCGAGATCGACCATTGCGGCTCCTGCCGCGCCTGCCTCGACGCCTGCCCGACCGACGCGTTCCCGGCGCCTTACCGGCTCGATGCGCGGCGCTGCATCTCCTACCTGACCATCGAGAACAAGGGGCCGATCCCGCGCGAATTCCGCGACAAGATCGGCAACCGCATCTATGGCTGCGACGACTGCCTGGCCGCCTGTCCGTGGAACAAATTCGCCAGCGCCGCTTCGGAGGCCAAGCTTGCCGCGCGCGCCGATCTGCGCGAGCCGAAGCTGTCGGAACTGTTGCTTCTCGACGACGCGGGCTTCCGGTCATTCTTCTCGGGCTCGCCGGTCAAGCGCATCGGCCGCGACCGTTTCATCCGCAACGTGCTGACCGCCGCCGGCAATTCGGGCGATGCATCGCTAACGCCCATTGCGCGCCGCCTGCTCGACGACGCCTCGCCGCTGGTGCGGGGTGCGGCAATCTGGGCCCTGTCGCGATTGCTGTCCGATCGCGAATTTGGCGACCTCGCCGCCACGGCCTCGAAGACCGAAACGGATGCGACGGTGCGCGAGGAATGGCTGGCGGCGCCGGCGTATCCGGCGAAGGCCGATTGA
- a CDS encoding SDR family oxidoreductase, with protein sequence MSERRFFIFGAGYSAKAFALANAYRAPVFGTTRAPKKFEALRSAGIEPLRFDGALSPELSDALAQTTHLIVSVGPDDAGDPVLNATGETIRAKMPALEWIGYLSTVGVYGDHGGAWVDETSDCRPVSKRSVMRVAAEQEWLRLGREIGKPVAILRLSGIYGPGRNALANLEDGTARRLVKPDQVFNRIHCDDIAGALWLLAENNLGGIFNVTDDEPAPPQDVVAYAARLMGVTPPPEIPFETAQLSPMARSFYGENKRVANQAIKAAGYRFRFPNYRVALERMWAEGNWRDGAPRSPIRA encoded by the coding sequence ATGAGCGAAAGACGCTTCTTCATCTTCGGCGCCGGCTATTCGGCCAAGGCTTTCGCACTGGCCAACGCGTACCGCGCGCCGGTCTTTGGCACGACCCGGGCGCCGAAAAAGTTCGAGGCGCTGCGGTCGGCCGGCATCGAGCCGCTGCGGTTCGACGGCGCGCTGTCGCCCGAGCTCAGCGATGCGCTTGCACAGACCACGCATCTCATCGTCTCGGTCGGCCCCGACGACGCCGGCGACCCGGTGCTCAACGCCACCGGCGAGACGATCCGGGCAAAGATGCCGGCGCTCGAATGGATCGGCTATCTCTCGACCGTCGGCGTCTATGGCGACCATGGCGGCGCCTGGGTGGACGAGACCAGCGACTGCCGGCCGGTGTCGAAGCGTTCGGTGATGCGGGTGGCGGCCGAACAGGAATGGCTGAGGCTTGGCCGGGAGATCGGCAAACCGGTGGCGATCCTGCGGCTTTCCGGCATCTACGGACCGGGCCGCAACGCGCTGGCCAATCTCGAGGACGGCACGGCGCGGCGGCTGGTCAAGCCGGACCAGGTGTTCAACCGCATCCATTGCGACGACATCGCCGGCGCGCTTTGGCTTCTGGCTGAAAACAATCTCGGCGGCATCTTCAACGTCACCGATGACGAGCCGGCGCCGCCGCAGGATGTCGTCGCCTATGCCGCCAGGCTGATGGGCGTCACGCCGCCGCCGGAAATTCCCTTCGAGACCGCCCAACTTTCGCCCATGGCGCGGTCTTTCTATGGCGAGAACAAGCGCGTCGCGAATCAGGCGATCAAGGCGGCTGGCTATCGCTTCCGGTTTCCGAACTATCGGGTGGCGCTGGAGCGGATGTGGGCCGAGGGCAACTGGCGGGACGGAGCGCCGCGCAGCCCGATCAGAGCATGA
- a CDS encoding glucokinase: MAGENETGLRFPVLIGDIGGTNARFSIVLDANSEATEPQIVQTANFKTIDEAIQAAVLDRSSIQPNSAVLAIAGPVDGDEIPLTNCPWVVKPRQMFANLGLSEVVVLNDFEAQALAVVALGEEHMEKIGGGTPEPNASRVVLGPGTGLGVAGLIHALNHWIPVPGEGGHMDIGPRTPRDFEVFPHIDKLEGRISGEQILCGRGLVNVYRAVARTDGKPTPFTTPAEVTAAALAKSDPVAEEALALFVTCLGRTAGDLALVFMGRGGVFLTGGIAQKIVPALKAGNFRAAFEDKAPHSALMREMPVYVITHPLAALLGLAAYARTPSLFGVQTAGRHWRA, encoded by the coding sequence ATGGCAGGCGAGAACGAGACAGGGCTGCGGTTTCCGGTCCTGATCGGCGATATTGGCGGCACCAATGCGCGCTTCTCGATCGTGCTCGACGCCAATTCGGAAGCGACCGAGCCGCAGATCGTCCAGACGGCCAATTTCAAGACCATCGACGAGGCGATCCAGGCGGCGGTGCTCGACCGCTCGTCCATCCAGCCGAACTCGGCGGTGCTGGCGATCGCCGGGCCGGTCGACGGCGACGAGATCCCGCTCACCAACTGCCCCTGGGTGGTGAAGCCCCGGCAAATGTTCGCCAATCTGGGCCTGAGCGAGGTCGTCGTGCTCAACGATTTCGAGGCGCAGGCGCTGGCCGTGGTGGCGCTCGGCGAAGAGCACATGGAAAAGATCGGCGGCGGCACGCCGGAACCCAATGCGAGCCGGGTCGTGCTTGGCCCCGGCACCGGCCTTGGCGTCGCCGGGCTGATCCATGCGCTCAACCACTGGATCCCGGTGCCGGGCGAGGGCGGGCATATGGATATCGGCCCGCGCACGCCGCGCGACTTCGAGGTGTTCCCGCATATCGACAAGCTCGAAGGCCGCATCTCCGGCGAGCAGATCCTGTGCGGACGCGGGCTGGTCAACGTCTATCGTGCCGTGGCCAGGACGGACGGCAAGCCGACGCCTTTCACGACGCCGGCCGAGGTCACGGCGGCCGCGCTCGCCAAATCCGATCCGGTGGCAGAGGAGGCGCTGGCGCTGTTCGTCACCTGCCTCGGCCGCACCGCGGGGGATCTCGCGCTGGTGTTCATGGGCCGCGGCGGCGTGTTCCTGACCGGCGGCATCGCGCAGAAGATCGTGCCGGCGCTGAAAGCCGGCAATTTCCGCGCCGCGTTCGAGGACAAGGCGCCGCACAGCGCGCTGATGCGCGAAATGCCGGTCTATGTCATCACCCATCCGCTGGCGGCGCTGCTCGGGCTCGCCGCCTATGCCAGGACGCCTTCGCTGTTCGGCGTGCAGACGGCGGGCCGGCACTGGCGGGCTTGA
- a CDS encoding ABC transporter ATP-binding protein encodes MPKCGPSDTRKTTKRPDLTVQTSLKLKVQPTEVSAVLRRILAENGKEYRWTYVVAVACLLIVSGTTAFTAWIMAPMINQIFYERRSDMIVWICAGFMGASLLRGFAGYGQAVALATIGNNLVARYQKRSFDHLMKLGVNFFNETRSGRLAAQVNENVGGIRDLLSLTLTSISRDAVSLVALLGVMIYQDPVLSLSSLLIGPPLIWAVVYITRRLRKINRESVLINSRLNGSVQEATQGIAIVKAFTLEDELARRIGIMADTAEQRNNKIARVAERLSPISEILGGLAITAVLAYSGYRALVLGQPPGAVFSFITALILAYDPARRLARTQVGMERALVNARMIYELLDLEPKQGDAPDAVEAKVTTGEVRFHHVTFGYNADMPVLRDLSFTAAAGKVTAVVGASGAGKSTMVALLQRFYDVDEGSIEVDGQDIAKVTKHSLRQSIAYVAQAPYLFEGTIRDNIRYGRLSATDAEIEQAAKQAAADEFIRQQPEGYDTPVGEGGSTLSGGQRQRVSIARAIVRQAPILLLDEATSALDNEAEARVQEALTHVMEGRTTIVIAHRLSTVVNADHIIVLEEGRLVEEGTHATLMADPHSIYARFHRIQGKKGLGLVDDVKASQTSGQTPAPRSRAKKTVRRSA; translated from the coding sequence ATGCCGAAATGCGGCCCATCCGACACGCGGAAAACCACGAAGCGCCCTGATTTGACTGTTCAAACTTCCCTCAAACTGAAAGTCCAGCCCACCGAGGTCAGCGCGGTGCTGCGCCGCATCCTGGCCGAAAACGGCAAGGAATATCGCTGGACCTATGTCGTCGCCGTCGCCTGCCTGCTGATCGTTTCCGGCACCACCGCCTTCACGGCGTGGATCATGGCCCCGATGATCAACCAGATCTTCTACGAACGGCGCAGCGACATGATCGTGTGGATCTGCGCCGGTTTCATGGGCGCCTCCCTGCTGCGCGGCTTCGCCGGCTATGGCCAGGCAGTGGCGCTGGCGACGATCGGCAACAATCTGGTCGCCCGCTACCAGAAGCGCAGCTTCGACCATCTGATGAAGCTCGGCGTCAACTTCTTCAACGAGACCCGTTCCGGCCGGCTGGCGGCACAGGTCAACGAGAATGTCGGCGGCATCCGAGACCTGCTGTCGCTGACGCTAACCTCCATCAGCCGCGACGCGGTCTCGCTCGTCGCCCTTCTCGGCGTGATGATCTACCAGGATCCGGTGCTGTCGCTCAGCTCGCTGCTGATCGGGCCGCCGTTGATCTGGGCCGTCGTCTACATCACCCGCCGCCTGCGCAAGATCAACCGGGAATCCGTGCTGATCAACTCGCGGCTGAACGGATCGGTGCAGGAGGCCACCCAAGGCATCGCCATCGTCAAGGCCTTCACCCTGGAGGACGAGCTGGCGCGCCGCATCGGCATCATGGCCGACACGGCCGAGCAGCGTAACAACAAGATCGCCCGCGTCGCGGAGCGGCTGTCGCCGATTTCCGAAATCCTGGGCGGTCTCGCCATTACCGCCGTGCTTGCCTATTCCGGCTATCGGGCGCTGGTGCTCGGACAGCCGCCGGGCGCCGTGTTTTCCTTCATCACCGCGCTGATCCTGGCCTATGACCCGGCAAGACGCCTGGCCCGGACACAGGTCGGCATGGAACGTGCCCTGGTCAACGCGCGCATGATCTACGAACTGCTCGACCTCGAGCCGAAGCAGGGTGACGCGCCCGACGCGGTCGAGGCGAAGGTCACTACCGGCGAGGTGCGCTTCCACCATGTGACATTCGGCTACAACGCCGACATGCCGGTGCTCAGGGATTTGAGCTTTACCGCCGCCGCCGGCAAGGTGACGGCCGTCGTCGGCGCATCGGGCGCCGGCAAGTCGACGATGGTGGCGCTGCTGCAGCGCTTCTACGACGTCGACGAGGGCTCGATCGAGGTCGACGGCCAGGATATTGCCAAGGTGACCAAGCATTCGCTGCGCCAATCGATCGCCTATGTGGCGCAGGCGCCTTATCTCTTCGAAGGCACGATCCGCGACAACATCCGCTACGGCCGGCTCTCGGCCACCGACGCCGAGATCGAGCAGGCGGCGAAACAAGCGGCGGCCGACGAGTTCATCCGCCAGCAGCCGGAAGGCTACGACACGCCGGTCGGCGAAGGCGGCTCGACCCTTTCCGGCGGCCAGCGCCAGCGCGTCTCGATCGCGCGCGCGATCGTTCGCCAGGCGCCGATCCTCTTGCTCGACGAGGCGACCTCGGCGCTCGACAACGAGGCGGAGGCGCGCGTGCAGGAAGCGCTGACCCATGTCATGGAAGGGCGCACGACGATCGTGATCGCGCACCGGCTGTCGACCGTGGTCAATGCCGACCACATCATCGTGCTGGAAGAGGGGCGGCTGGTCGAGGAAGGCACGCATGCGACGCTGATGGCCGACCCGCACAGCATCTATGCCCGTTTCCACCGGATCCAGGGCAAGAAGGGGTTGGGGCTTGTCGACGACGTCAAGGCAAGCCAGACTTCGGGCCAAACTCCGGCGCCGCGCAGCCGCGCCAAGAAGACCGTCAGGAGAAGCGCATGA
- the dapB gene encoding 4-hydroxy-tetrahydrodipicolinate reductase, producing MSEAGDMGLVVVGAAGRMGQTLIRAIHTMPGVRVAAAIERPDSAHLGKDAGELAGIGIINVPIADDPLPAFAKADGVLDFTAPSASVEFAGYAAQARIVHVIGTTGCSADDNARIAAAARHATIVKSGNMSLGVNLLTALVEQAAKALDPDDFDIEILEMHHRHKVDAPSGTALLLGEAAAKGRGIDLADNSVRVRDGHTGVRKTGSIGFATLRGGSVVGDHSVILAGTGERITLSHHAEDRAIFARGAVKAALWARAKKPGLYSMRDVLGLS from the coding sequence ATGAGCGAAGCCGGCGATATGGGCCTGGTTGTGGTGGGCGCCGCCGGCCGCATGGGCCAGACGCTGATCCGCGCCATCCACACCATGCCCGGCGTGCGCGTCGCCGCCGCGATCGAGCGGCCGGACTCGGCGCATCTCGGCAAGGATGCCGGCGAGCTCGCCGGCATCGGCATCATCAACGTGCCGATCGCCGACGATCCGCTGCCGGCCTTCGCCAAGGCCGATGGCGTGCTCGATTTCACGGCTCCAAGCGCGAGCGTCGAATTCGCCGGCTATGCCGCGCAGGCGCGCATCGTCCATGTCATCGGCACCACCGGCTGCTCGGCCGACGACAATGCCAGAATCGCCGCCGCCGCGCGCCATGCCACGATCGTCAAATCCGGCAATATGAGCCTCGGCGTCAATCTTCTGACGGCGCTGGTCGAGCAGGCGGCGAAGGCGCTCGACCCCGACGATTTCGACATCGAGATCCTGGAAATGCACCACCGGCACAAGGTCGACGCGCCGTCCGGCACGGCGCTGCTGCTCGGCGAAGCGGCGGCGAAAGGGCGCGGCATCGATCTTGCCGACAACAGCGTGCGGGTGCGCGACGGCCATACCGGCGTGCGCAAGACGGGCTCGATCGGCTTTGCCACGCTGCGCGGCGGCTCCGTCGTCGGCGACCACAGCGTGATCCTTGCCGGCACCGGCGAGCGCATCACGCTTTCCCACCATGCCGAGGACCGGGCGATCTTCGCCCGCGGCGCGGTGAAAGCCGCGCTTTGGGCCCGCGCGAAGAAGCCGGGGCTTTATTCCATGCGGGACGTGCTCGGCCTGAGCTGA
- a CDS encoding 2,3-bisphosphoglycerate-dependent phosphoglycerate mutase encodes MSGTLVLVRHGQSEWNLKNLFTGWRDVGLTEQGTAEAHAAGEKLKARGLKFDIAYTSALKRAQVTCQHILDIVGQGDLKTIRDQALNERDYGDLSGLNKDDARKKWGEEQVHIWRRSYDIAPPGGESLKDTGARVWPYYLHEVQPHVLRGETVLVAAHGNSLRALIMALDGKSGEEIVKLELGTGVPIVYKLNADSTVASKDVLEG; translated from the coding sequence ATGTCGGGAACTCTCGTGCTCGTGCGCCACGGCCAGAGCGAATGGAACCTAAAGAACCTGTTCACCGGCTGGCGCGACGTCGGGCTGACCGAGCAGGGCACAGCCGAGGCGCATGCCGCCGGCGAGAAGCTCAAGGCGCGCGGCCTGAAGTTCGACATCGCCTACACGTCTGCCCTGAAGCGGGCGCAGGTGACCTGCCAGCACATCCTCGACATCGTCGGCCAGGGCGACCTGAAGACGATCCGCGACCAGGCGCTCAACGAGCGCGACTATGGCGACCTCTCCGGCCTCAACAAGGACGACGCGCGCAAGAAGTGGGGCGAGGAACAGGTGCATATCTGGCGCCGTTCCTACGACATCGCGCCGCCCGGCGGCGAAAGCCTGAAGGACACCGGCGCGCGCGTCTGGCCCTATTACCTGCACGAAGTGCAGCCGCATGTGCTGCGCGGCGAGACGGTGCTGGTCGCCGCGCACGGCAACTCGCTGCGCGCGCTGATCATGGCGCTGGACGGCAAGAGCGGCGAGGAGATCGTCAAGCTCGAGCTCGGCACCGGCGTGCCGATCGTCTACAAGCTCAACGCCGATTCCACCGTGGCGTCGAAGGACGTGCTGGAGGGGTAA
- a CDS encoding FAD-dependent oxidoreductase gives MAPVVSPTIANRRDQMFPVLTDADIERMRRFGEATAYAAGDHIVTAGTVSPGLILILSGKVDITQAGGIGPREPIITYGPGSFVGELAQLSNRPSLVNAKAKGPVEAIVIPSQRLRDLMVQEANLGERVMRALILRRVGLLESGASGPVVIGPAGNGDVLRLQGFLRRSGLPHRALDSDTDPCAKTLIERFHVDPHHLPIVLCPNGKLMHNPGETELARCVGLLRPIDAEKVYDVAIVGAGPAGLAAAVYATSEGLSTIVLDCRAFGGQAGASARIENYLGFPTGITGMALMARAYNQAQKFGVEMVIPDEAKLLDDASDGARYSLAIGDGESVRTRAVVIASGARYRRLDIANLAQFEGTSVHYWASPIEARLCQDQEVALVGAGNSAGQAAVYLASQVRKVTLLARRDSLDATMSRYLVERIAAQPNIEVLPETEVAALEGHDGNLEALRWRNRASGEETTRAIHHLFLFIGADPNTDWLANCNVALDAKGFVRTGPETTPGHGLMETSRSGVFAIGDVRCGSTKRVAAAVGEGAQVVAALHAYLARNGELARRA, from the coding sequence ATGGCCCCTGTTGTCAGCCCGACCATTGCCAACCGCCGCGACCAGATGTTTCCCGTGCTCACCGATGCGGATATCGAGCGCATGCGCCGCTTTGGCGAGGCCACGGCCTATGCCGCCGGCGATCATATCGTGACGGCCGGCACGGTCTCGCCCGGGTTGATCCTCATCCTGTCGGGCAAGGTCGACATCACCCAGGCCGGCGGGATCGGGCCGCGCGAGCCGATCATCACCTACGGCCCCGGCAGCTTCGTCGGCGAGCTGGCGCAGTTGTCGAACCGGCCGTCGCTGGTCAACGCCAAAGCGAAGGGACCGGTAGAGGCGATCGTCATCCCCTCGCAGCGGCTGCGCGACCTGATGGTGCAGGAGGCCAATCTCGGCGAGCGCGTCATGCGGGCGCTGATCCTGCGCCGCGTCGGCCTGCTCGAAAGCGGCGCCAGCGGGCCGGTCGTCATCGGCCCGGCCGGCAATGGCGACGTGCTGCGGCTGCAGGGCTTTTTGCGGCGCAGCGGGCTTCCCCATCGCGCGCTCGATTCCGACACCGACCCTTGCGCGAAAACGCTGATCGAGCGGTTCCATGTCGACCCGCATCATCTGCCGATCGTGCTCTGCCCCAACGGCAAGCTGATGCACAATCCGGGCGAGACCGAGCTCGCCCGCTGCGTCGGCCTGCTGCGGCCGATCGATGCCGAGAAGGTCTATGACGTGGCGATCGTCGGCGCCGGGCCGGCGGGGCTGGCGGCGGCGGTCTATGCCACCTCGGAAGGGCTGTCGACCATCGTGCTCGATTGCCGCGCCTTCGGCGGACAGGCGGGCGCCTCGGCCCGCATCGAAAACTATCTCGGCTTCCCGACCGGGATCACCGGCATGGCGCTGATGGCGCGCGCCTATAACCAGGCGCAGAAATTCGGCGTCGAGATGGTGATCCCCGACGAGGCGAAGCTGCTCGACGACGCCAGCGACGGCGCCCGCTACAGTCTTGCCATCGGCGACGGCGAGAGCGTGCGCACGCGCGCCGTCGTGATCGCCAGCGGCGCGCGCTACCGCCGCCTCGATATCGCCAACCTGGCGCAGTTCGAGGGCACTTCGGTGCATTACTGGGCCTCGCCGATCGAGGCCAGGCTTTGCCAAGACCAGGAAGTGGCGCTGGTCGGCGCTGGCAATTCGGCGGGACAGGCGGCCGTCTATCTGGCGAGCCAGGTGCGCAAGGTGACGCTCTTGGCGCGCCGCGACAGCCTCGACGCCACCATGTCGCGCTATCTCGTCGAGCGCATCGCGGCGCAGCCGAACATCGAGGTGCTGCCCGAGACCGAGGTCGCGGCGCTGGAGGGCCATGACGGCAATCTCGAAGCGCTGCGCTGGCGCAACCGGGCGAGCGGCGAAGAGACGACGCGCGCCATCCACCACCTCTTCCTGTTCATCGGCGCCGATCCGAACACCGACTGGCTGGCGAATTGCAACGTGGCGCTGGATGCGAAGGGTTTCGTGCGCACCGGACCGGAGACGACACCCGGGCACGGGCTGATGGAGACCAGCCGAAGCGGCGTGTTCGCCATCGGCGACGTGCGCTGCGGCTCGACCAAGCGGGTCGCCGCCGCCGTCGGCGAAGGCGCGCAGGTGGTCGCGGCATTGCATGCCTATCTGGCGCGAAACGGCGAATTGGCGAGGAGAGCGTGA
- a CDS encoding UBP-type zinc finger domain-containing protein: MDECRHTKDIKKVTPSALGCEECLKSGSWWVHLRLCRTCGHVGCCDDSPNRHATKHFHATQHPIIEGYDPPEGWGWCFVDEVFVDLEGDTTPQNGPIPKFV; the protein is encoded by the coding sequence ATGGATGAATGCCGGCATACGAAGGACATCAAAAAGGTCACGCCGAGCGCGCTGGGCTGCGAGGAATGCCTGAAGAGCGGCTCCTGGTGGGTGCATCTGAGACTCTGCCGGACCTGCGGTCATGTCGGCTGCTGCGACGACTCGCCCAACCGCCACGCGACAAAGCATTTCCATGCCACGCAGCATCCGATCATCGAAGGCTACGACCCGCCGGAAGGCTGGGGCTGGTGCTTCGTCGACGAGGTTTTTGTCGACCTCGAGGGCGATACGACGCCGCAGAATGGGCCGATCCCGAAGTTTGTTTGA